The following coding sequences lie in one Komagataeibacter sucrofermentans DSM 15973 genomic window:
- a CDS encoding AtzE family amidohydrolase, giving the protein MSARAMGAALGIAADIRAGHRNAVGVVTAVISDIEARDTRFNSVTRILGPAAVAQAEEVDKAIAAGRDPGPLAGVPFGVKDLFDVRGEVTTAGSIVLRDNLPATEDATVIARLRAAGAVPVATLNMDEFAYGFSTENAHNGTTRNPHDHARLAGGSSGGSAAAVAAGLLPFTLGSDTNGSIRIPSALCGVWGLKPTFGQVPLRGVYPFVASLDTAGPMADTLEDLMAVYAIMSGRDVSALPDVASVKVARLGGWFARNISTGLSAAIDGVMAHLGHDRVIELPEVARARASAFLISAAEGGNLHLPRLRRRSMQYDPATRSRLMAGAMLPAATFVQAQRFRRWFRAQVHEAFTQADVLVAPTTVGVAPRIDQPSIMVDGKSVSARANLGIYTQPISLAGLPVLATPLAVDGLPLGIQLIGAAGAEAKLFAVAAELQRAGLAACRPLDAGYARKEKAC; this is encoded by the coding sequence ATGAGTGCGCGCGCCATGGGGGCAGCGCTCGGCATCGCCGCTGACATACGCGCAGGCCACCGCAATGCCGTGGGCGTGGTCACGGCGGTCATTTCCGATATCGAGGCGCGTGATACCCGCTTCAACAGCGTAACCCGCATCCTTGGCCCCGCCGCCGTGGCGCAGGCCGAGGAGGTGGACAAGGCCATTGCCGCAGGCCGCGACCCCGGTCCGCTCGCGGGCGTGCCCTTTGGCGTAAAAGACCTGTTTGACGTGCGTGGCGAGGTCACCACCGCAGGCTCCATCGTGCTGCGTGACAACCTGCCCGCCACCGAGGACGCCACCGTCATCGCCCGCCTGCGCGCCGCCGGCGCCGTGCCGGTGGCAACCCTGAACATGGATGAGTTCGCCTACGGCTTCTCCACCGAGAACGCGCATAACGGCACCACCCGCAACCCGCATGACCATGCCCGCCTTGCCGGTGGTTCCTCCGGCGGGTCGGCGGCCGCCGTGGCGGCAGGGCTGCTGCCCTTTACGCTGGGGTCGGACACCAATGGCTCGATCCGCATTCCGTCCGCGCTGTGCGGGGTGTGGGGGCTCAAGCCCACCTTTGGGCAGGTGCCGCTGCGCGGGGTCTATCCGTTCGTGGCCAGCCTCGATACCGCAGGCCCCATGGCTGACACGCTCGAAGACCTGATGGCGGTGTATGCCATCATGTCAGGCCGGGATGTATCGGCCCTGCCCGATGTGGCATCCGTGAAAGTGGCGCGGCTGGGGGGCTGGTTCGCCCGCAATATCAGCACCGGACTGAGTGCCGCGATTGATGGCGTGATGGCGCATCTGGGCCATGACCGCGTGATTGAACTGCCCGAGGTCGCGCGGGCGCGGGCCTCGGCCTTCCTCATCAGTGCTGCGGAGGGGGGGAACCTGCACCTGCCCCGCCTGCGCAGGCGCTCCATGCAGTATGACCCCGCCACCCGCAGCCGCCTCATGGCAGGCGCCATGCTGCCTGCCGCCACCTTTGTGCAGGCGCAGCGCTTCCGCCGGTGGTTCCGCGCGCAGGTGCATGAAGCCTTCACGCAGGCCGATGTGCTGGTGGCCCCCACCACGGTGGGTGTTGCGCCGCGCATCGACCAGCCCTCCATCATGGTGGATGGCAAGAGTGTCTCCGCGCGGGCCAATCTGGGCATCTATACCCAGCCCATCAGCCTGGCCGGGCTGCCGGTGCTGGCAACGCCGCTGGCTGTAGACGGCCTGCCGCTGGGCATCCAGCTCATTGGCGCGGCGGGTGCCGAGGCGAAACTGTTCGCCGTAGCCGCCGAACTGCAACGCGCGGGCCTTGCCGCCTGCCGCCCGCTTGATGCGGGTTACGCACGGAAGGAAAAGGCATGCTGA
- a CDS encoding DUF4089 domain-containing protein, translating to MSSAVSLSPSAPGVAGAGASNDHTVPPVADMARIIGLNIPVACLPDVLANTALLQGYADLVTGFVLPDDCEPAYEYAP from the coding sequence ATGAGCAGCGCTGTAAGCCTTTCACCTTCCGCGCCGGGCGTTGCCGGCGCGGGGGCAAGCAATGACCACACGGTTCCCCCCGTGGCAGACATGGCCCGGATCATCGGCCTGAACATTCCGGTGGCCTGCCTGCCCGATGTCCTGGCCAACACGGCGTTGCTGCAGGGCTATGCCGACCTCGTGACAGGCTTCGTGCTGCCTGATGACTGCGAGCCAGCCTATGAGTACGCGCCATGA
- a CDS encoding SidA/IucD/PvdA family monooxygenase, with product MDTNMQPKDGGLAALDAAVRRDLEIIRYPRKEWIPPIERDGQRVLDVAIIGAGQGGLATAFALKRNNITNVRIFDRASKGGEGPWVTFARMITLRTPKYVTGPDLGVPSLTPRSWYEAQYGATAWEKLDKIPRGDWQAYLDWYRDILDLPVANDHEFTGVTWEDGLLRLTFRRPDGTSHVHYARKLVLATGIEGCGTWHVPDFIREGLPRDRYAHTSEAIDFAALKGKRIGVLGAGASAFDNAATALEDGAGSVTLCLRRKEIPSINPYRWMENTGFLAYYPALSDDLRWGFMRRIFDLNQPPPQDTFWRCRKHENFAYRTGCPWTGARMEGDEIVVDSPTGEMRFDFVIIGTGFATDLSRRPETASFAPSVALWGERYTAPAGSESAVLESYPYLGDCYQFLPRHKDDPLAPMLANIHNFTFSATPSMGLSGASISGMRFGVERLAHGLGRDLYVADGQQHLESLLSYDVAELVSLDPPVA from the coding sequence ATGGATACCAACATGCAGCCGAAAGACGGGGGGCTGGCAGCGCTCGATGCAGCCGTGCGCCGTGATCTGGAAATCATCCGCTACCCGCGCAAGGAATGGATTCCTCCCATCGAACGTGATGGCCAGCGCGTGCTTGATGTGGCGATTATCGGCGCGGGGCAGGGTGGTCTTGCCACGGCCTTTGCGCTCAAGCGCAACAACATCACCAACGTGCGCATATTCGACCGGGCCTCAAAAGGTGGCGAAGGCCCGTGGGTGACATTCGCGCGCATGATCACGCTGCGCACCCCCAAATACGTGACCGGCCCCGACCTTGGCGTGCCTTCTCTCACCCCGCGCTCATGGTATGAGGCGCAGTACGGCGCCACCGCGTGGGAGAAGCTGGACAAGATCCCCCGTGGTGACTGGCAGGCCTATCTCGACTGGTACCGCGACATCCTCGACCTGCCGGTGGCCAACGACCATGAATTCACGGGTGTGACGTGGGAGGATGGCCTGCTGCGCCTGACCTTCCGCCGCCCGGATGGCACGAGCCACGTGCATTATGCCCGCAAGCTGGTGCTGGCCACCGGCATCGAGGGCTGTGGCACGTGGCATGTGCCCGACTTCATCCGTGAAGGCCTGCCGCGCGACCGTTATGCCCACACGTCGGAGGCGATCGATTTCGCGGCACTCAAGGGCAAGCGCATTGGCGTGCTCGGCGCCGGGGCCTCGGCGTTCGATAACGCCGCCACGGCGCTTGAGGATGGTGCCGGCAGCGTGACGCTGTGCCTGCGCCGCAAGGAAATCCCTTCCATCAACCCGTATCGGTGGATGGAGAATACGGGCTTCCTCGCCTACTACCCGGCCCTGTCCGATGATCTGCGCTGGGGCTTCATGCGCCGTATCTTCGACCTCAACCAGCCGCCGCCGCAGGATACGTTCTGGCGGTGCCGCAAGCATGAAAACTTCGCCTACCGCACCGGCTGCCCCTGGACGGGCGCACGCATGGAAGGCGATGAAATCGTTGTTGATTCGCCCACCGGCGAGATGCGCTTTGACTTCGTGATCATCGGCACCGGCTTCGCCACCGACCTGTCGCGCCGGCCCGAGACCGCATCGTTTGCGCCCTCCGTCGCGCTGTGGGGCGAGCGCTACACGGCACCTGCCGGTTCCGAGAGCGCGGTGCTGGAAAGCTACCCCTATCTGGGCGACTGCTATCAGTTCCTGCCGCGCCACAAGGATGATCCGCTGGCGCCCATGCTGGCCAACATCCACAACTTCACGTTCTCGGCCACGCCGAGCATGGGGCTGTCGGGCGCTTCTATCAGCGGCATGCGCTTTGGCGTCGAGCGCCTGGCCCATGGGCTGGGGCGTGACCTGTACGTGGCCGATGGCCAGCAGCACCTTGAAAGTCTGCTGTCCTATGACGTGGCGGAACTGGTCAGTCTCGATCCTCCTGTTGCATGA
- a CDS encoding LysR family transcriptional regulator, protein MNDPLSRTPRMMRLHARGISYFNAVRECRSIREAARRLNVTPSALTRQLAQMEAEIGAPLFDRLPEGMVLTEVGTIMARHIVTVMQDAARTEEQINALSGRHDGRLRIMAVEGIAGQLLPALLERIISAFPAVELHVEVGAPKTIVSALQDGRVDLGIAFSLALYPELRRVAVGHFPVGAIVRADHPLAHLRTVTVEECVAYRLILPTRTLSLYRVMEPMLRPWQDRLNVVLQTGSIELTNRMVLAGAGLAFQSPLAVGVQPGQDSLRHVPLRDTRAVTDLGAYVRESRWLPPLLETVIEELRLELRRVQGVSDERVV, encoded by the coding sequence ATGAACGATCCGCTTTCGCGCACGCCCCGCATGATGCGCCTGCACGCGCGGGGCATTTCCTACTTCAATGCGGTGCGGGAATGCCGTTCCATCCGCGAGGCGGCGCGCAGGCTCAATGTCACCCCATCAGCACTCACGCGGCAGCTTGCGCAGATGGAGGCCGAGATCGGCGCGCCCCTGTTCGACCGCCTGCCCGAAGGCATGGTCCTGACCGAGGTGGGCACCATCATGGCCCGCCATATCGTGACCGTGATGCAGGATGCCGCCCGCACGGAGGAGCAGATCAACGCCCTGTCCGGGCGGCATGATGGCAGGCTGCGCATCATGGCGGTGGAAGGCATTGCGGGCCAGCTCCTGCCCGCGCTGCTCGAGCGCATCATCTCCGCCTTTCCCGCCGTTGAACTGCATGTGGAGGTGGGCGCGCCCAAGACCATCGTCTCGGCGTTGCAGGATGGGCGGGTTGACCTTGGCATCGCGTTCTCGCTGGCGCTCTACCCCGAATTGCGGCGGGTGGCGGTGGGGCATTTTCCCGTGGGCGCGATTGTGCGCGCGGATCACCCGCTCGCGCACCTGCGCACCGTGACGGTGGAGGAATGCGTGGCCTACCGCCTGATCCTGCCCACGCGCACGCTCTCGCTCTACCGCGTGATGGAGCCCATGCTGCGTCCGTGGCAGGACCGGCTGAACGTCGTGCTCCAGACCGGCTCGATCGAACTGACCAACCGCATGGTGCTTGCAGGCGCGGGGCTGGCCTTCCAGTCGCCGCTTGCGGTGGGCGTGCAGCCCGGCCAGGACAGCCTGCGCCATGTGCCGCTGCGTGACACCCGCGCCGTGACCGACCTCGGGGCCTATGTGCGCGAATCCCGCTGGCTGCCGCCCCTGCTGGAAACCGTTATCGAGGAGCTGCGCCTTGAACTGCGCCGCGTGCAGGGCGTGAGCGACGAGCGGGTGGTCTGA
- the xdhC gene encoding xanthine dehydrogenase accessory protein XdhC — protein MSMDMRADLARWRLMGQPVARISVAAARGSTPREAGTFMLVTSTEQSGTVGGGDLEWNAIHHARALLATGGGAQELRIDLGGRSGQCCGGEVVLFIDVPDGKGLDGIMAELERQRRAAPLLVLFGAGHVGRALAHVLAPLPLRLAWCDSRPHEFGPVIPAGVDVHDDGDWQHLVAGAPAGSGALVLTQSHALDSVIVASILERGDFRYVGLIGSHTKRRRFVAAFRALGLPEDRINAMVCPIGGQGVRDKRPPVIAALVAAEIVTRFLHAPQEGCDADGDEKRL, from the coding sequence ATGAGCATGGACATGCGCGCCGATCTGGCCCGGTGGCGGCTCATGGGCCAGCCGGTGGCCCGGATCAGCGTGGCCGCCGCGCGCGGGTCCACCCCGCGTGAGGCGGGAACCTTCATGCTGGTCACAAGCACGGAGCAGTCCGGCACGGTGGGCGGTGGTGATCTGGAATGGAATGCCATCCATCACGCCCGCGCCCTGCTCGCCACGGGGGGCGGGGCGCAGGAACTGCGCATCGACCTCGGCGGTCGCTCAGGGCAGTGCTGCGGGGGCGAGGTGGTGCTGTTCATCGATGTGCCCGATGGCAAGGGGCTGGACGGCATCATGGCGGAACTCGAGCGCCAGCGGCGCGCGGCGCCGCTGCTTGTGCTGTTCGGGGCAGGGCATGTAGGCCGCGCGCTGGCCCATGTGCTGGCGCCGCTGCCGCTGCGGCTGGCCTGGTGCGATTCGCGCCCGCATGAATTCGGCCCCGTCATTCCCGCAGGGGTGGACGTGCATGATGATGGCGACTGGCAGCACCTTGTAGCCGGTGCGCCCGCCGGTTCTGGCGCACTGGTGCTGACCCAGAGCCACGCGCTTGACAGCGTGATTGTTGCATCCATCCTCGAACGGGGCGATTTTCGCTATGTGGGCCTGATCGGCTCGCACACCAAGCGCCGCCGTTTTGTCGCGGCCTTCCGTGCGCTCGGCCTGCCCGAAGACCGCATCAATGCCATGGTCTGCCCGATCGGGGGGCAGGGCGTGCGTGACAAGCGGCCCCCGGTCATTGCGGCGCTGGTGGCGGCGGAAATCGTCACGCGCTTCCTGCACGCGCCGCAGGAAGGGTGTGATGCAGATGGGGATGAGAAACGCTTATGA
- the xdhB gene encoding xanthine dehydrogenase molybdopterin binding subunit codes for MADANIAATAAPVLAAGFVPGGASDSLRHESAAMHVQGTASYIDDLPEPRGTLHLVPGLSARAHARIVSMNLDAVRQAEGVVAVYTAADISGENQISPVGKGDEPLLAKDLVSFYGQPLFVVAATTRGAARRAARLAQVEYEDLPAILNIAQARENGSPMVWRQMEMKRGDALAGLEHAPRRLSGRITVGGQEHFYLEGQVALARPGEEGEMHVTSSTQHPTETQHMIAHVLDRPSNLITVEVRRMGGGFGGKETQANACACLAALVADKTGRAAKMRLDRDDDMTMTGKRHDFVIDYDVGFTDEGRIVAVDMVLAARCGWSADLSGPVIDRALFHADNAYFYPDVRLRSEPLRTNTQSNTAYRGFGGPQGIVAAERVIEEIAFATGLDPLEVRLRNAYGTHDRNVTPYNMVVEDSITHDLLPALARRCHYAQRRAACREFNAASPYLRRGIAITPVKFGISFTATHYNQAGALVHVYTDGSVQVNHGGTEMGQGLHTKMVQVAMREFGLGTDQVRITATTTGKVPNTSATAASSGADLNGMAVLDAVRRIKRRLVEFAASHWNVGEDEVRFAPDGVHVGHKVIAFSHLTRQAYFARVSMSANGFYKTPKISWNGDTGQGRPFYYFAYGAACSEVVIDLLTGETRIDRVDILHDAGQSLNPALDIGQIEGGFVQGAGWLTCEELVWDDAGRLRTHAPSTYKIPACSDRPRVFNVDLLENAPNREHTIFRSKAVGEPPFVHGVSVLQAISDALASLDGYRTCPRLDAPATPEMILRTAERLRCGQPPAR; via the coding sequence ATGGCTGATGCAAACATCGCGGCCACCGCCGCCCCCGTACTGGCTGCGGGCTTCGTGCCCGGCGGCGCATCGGACAGCCTGCGCCACGAGAGCGCGGCCATGCATGTGCAGGGCACGGCCAGTTACATTGACGACCTGCCCGAGCCCCGTGGCACGCTGCACCTCGTGCCCGGGCTGAGCGCGCGCGCCCATGCCCGCATCGTGTCCATGAACCTTGACGCCGTGCGGCAGGCCGAGGGCGTGGTGGCGGTCTATACGGCAGCCGACATATCGGGCGAGAACCAGATCAGCCCGGTGGGCAAGGGCGATGAGCCGCTGCTGGCCAAGGATCTTGTCTCGTTTTACGGCCAGCCCCTGTTCGTGGTTGCCGCCACCACGCGTGGCGCGGCCCGGCGTGCCGCGCGTCTGGCGCAGGTGGAATATGAAGACCTGCCCGCTATCCTGAACATTGCGCAGGCCCGTGAAAACGGCAGCCCCATGGTCTGGCGACAGATGGAAATGAAGCGTGGCGATGCGCTGGCCGGGCTGGAACATGCGCCACGCAGGCTTTCAGGCCGCATTACGGTGGGCGGGCAGGAGCATTTCTACCTTGAAGGGCAGGTCGCCCTTGCCCGCCCGGGCGAGGAAGGGGAGATGCATGTCACCTCCTCCACCCAGCACCCGACCGAGACGCAGCACATGATTGCCCATGTGCTCGACCGTCCCTCAAACCTCATTACCGTTGAGGTGCGGCGCATGGGCGGCGGCTTTGGCGGCAAGGAAACGCAGGCCAATGCCTGTGCCTGCCTCGCTGCCCTCGTGGCCGATAAGACGGGCCGTGCTGCCAAGATGCGCCTCGACCGCGATGACGACATGACCATGACCGGCAAGCGCCATGACTTCGTGATCGATTACGATGTCGGCTTTACCGATGAAGGCCGGATCGTGGCGGTGGACATGGTGCTCGCCGCGCGTTGTGGCTGGTCGGCCGACCTGTCCGGCCCGGTCATCGACCGCGCGCTGTTCCATGCCGATAACGCCTATTTCTACCCCGATGTGCGCCTGCGCTCGGAGCCGCTGCGCACCAACACGCAGTCCAACACCGCCTATCGGGGCTTTGGCGGCCCGCAGGGCATTGTCGCCGCCGAGCGCGTGATCGAGGAGATCGCGTTCGCCACCGGCCTCGATCCGCTCGAAGTCCGGCTGCGCAACGCCTATGGCACGCATGACCGTAACGTGACGCCGTACAACATGGTGGTGGAAGACTCGATCACCCACGATCTGCTGCCCGCACTGGCCCGGCGCTGCCATTACGCGCAACGCCGCGCGGCGTGCCGTGAGTTCAACGCGGCCAGCCCCTACCTGCGGCGTGGCATTGCCATCACCCCGGTCAAGTTCGGCATCTCGTTCACCGCCACCCATTACAATCAGGCGGGCGCGCTGGTGCATGTCTATACCGATGGCTCGGTGCAGGTGAACCACGGCGGCACCGAGATGGGCCAGGGCCTGCACACCAAGATGGTGCAGGTGGCAATGCGGGAATTCGGCCTTGGCACCGACCAGGTCCGTATTACCGCCACCACCACCGGCAAGGTGCCCAACACATCGGCCACCGCGGCCTCGAGCGGGGCCGACCTCAACGGCATGGCGGTGCTCGATGCCGTGCGCCGCATCAAGCGCCGCCTTGTTGAATTCGCCGCCAGCCACTGGAACGTGGGCGAGGACGAGGTGCGCTTTGCCCCCGATGGCGTGCATGTGGGCCATAAGGTCATCGCGTTCTCGCACCTTACGCGGCAGGCCTATTTTGCGCGTGTGTCCATGTCGGCCAACGGGTTCTATAAAACGCCCAAGATCTCGTGGAATGGCGATACGGGGCAGGGGCGGCCTTTCTATTACTTCGCCTACGGGGCCGCATGTTCGGAGGTGGTGATCGACCTCCTTACGGGTGAGACCAGGATCGACCGGGTCGATATCCTGCATGATGCGGGCCAGTCGCTGAACCCGGCCCTTGATATTGGCCAGATCGAGGGCGGCTTCGTGCAGGGCGCAGGCTGGCTGACATGCGAGGAACTGGTATGGGATGATGCGGGCCGCCTGCGCACGCACGCGCCCAGCACCTATAAAATTCCCGCCTGTTCCGACCGCCCGCGCGTGTTCAATGTCGATCTGCTGGAAAACGCGCCCAACCGCGAGCACACCATCTTCCGCTCCAAGGCGGTGGGTGAGCCGCCCTTCGTGCATGGGGTGTCGGTGTTGCAGGCCATATCGGATGCGCTGGCCAGCCTTGATGGCTACCGCACCTGCCCCCGGCTCGACGCGCCCGCCACGCCGGAGATGATCCTGCGCACGGCAGAGCGCCTGCGCTGCGGCCAGCCTCCCGCCCGCTGA
- the xdhA gene encoding xanthine dehydrogenase small subunit translates to MRRDIRFYVGNEYHVLDNIAPTRTLLDWLREERGLTGTKEGCNEGDCGACTVLVVRLEGERLIWRAVNACIQFVCMLDGAQVLTIEDMRAPDGTLHPVQQAMVAHHGSQCGFCTPGFVMSMVAGRKAAGLAQDERGIDDMLAGNLCRCTGYAPIVRAMRHAMQAGPDHFDAMADDMADRLRALRDGATVDIATPTGRLTIPATADALADTLLENPDSRIVAGATDVGLWVTKGLRELPHVVSIGQIADLRRIEPAAEGLYIGAAVTWQEARAALAAILPQPDEEVFRRIGSVQVRNAGTVCGNIANGSPIGDGPPVLIAAGASVHLRRGEARRTIALEDFFIDYGKQDRAPGEFVEGITIPAPAPDTVIRAWKVSKRFDQDISAILAAFSLTLAPDGTISNPRIAFGGMAATPRRALLAEAALAGRKWNEATLQAAREAIMKDFTPLTDMRASAWYRSTVAANLLTRLYADCGPQAARVPTSVHAACAATGEHAHG, encoded by the coding sequence ATCAGACGCGATATCCGTTTCTATGTCGGAAACGAGTATCATGTGTTGGACAACATCGCGCCAACACGCACGCTGCTGGACTGGCTGCGCGAGGAGCGTGGCCTGACCGGCACCAAGGAAGGTTGTAACGAAGGCGATTGCGGTGCCTGCACGGTGCTGGTGGTGCGGCTGGAAGGCGAGCGCCTGATCTGGCGTGCGGTCAATGCATGCATCCAGTTCGTGTGCATGCTCGATGGCGCGCAGGTGCTGACCATCGAGGACATGCGCGCGCCCGATGGCACGCTGCACCCGGTGCAGCAGGCCATGGTGGCGCATCATGGCTCGCAATGCGGGTTCTGCACGCCGGGTTTTGTCATGTCCATGGTGGCGGGCCGCAAGGCCGCAGGACTTGCGCAGGATGAACGCGGCATTGACGACATGCTGGCAGGCAATCTGTGCCGCTGCACCGGCTATGCGCCCATCGTGCGCGCCATGCGCCACGCCATGCAGGCCGGGCCGGACCATTTCGATGCCATGGCGGATGATATGGCCGATCGCCTGCGTGCCCTGCGTGATGGGGCCACGGTTGACATCGCCACGCCCACGGGCCGCCTGACCATTCCCGCCACGGCTGATGCATTGGCCGATACGTTGCTTGAAAACCCCGATTCCCGCATCGTGGCGGGGGCGACCGATGTGGGGCTGTGGGTGACCAAGGGCCTGCGCGAACTGCCGCATGTGGTTTCGATTGGCCAGATTGCCGACCTGCGGCGTATCGAGCCTGCGGCAGAAGGGCTGTACATCGGCGCTGCCGTTACATGGCAGGAAGCCCGCGCAGCCCTGGCGGCAATTCTGCCCCAGCCGGATGAGGAAGTATTCCGCCGCATCGGCTCGGTGCAGGTGCGCAATGCAGGCACGGTATGCGGCAACATTGCCAACGGCTCGCCCATTGGCGATGGGCCGCCGGTGCTGATCGCGGCAGGGGCGAGCGTGCACCTGCGCCGCGGTGAGGCACGCCGCACCATCGCGCTGGAAGATTTTTTCATCGATTACGGCAAACAGGACCGCGCGCCGGGCGAGTTCGTGGAAGGGATCACCATTCCTGCTCCCGCGCCCGATACGGTCATCCGCGCGTGGAAAGTGTCCAAGCGCTTCGATCAGGACATTTCGGCCATTCTGGCTGCGTTTTCGCTCACGCTTGCGCCCGATGGCACCATCAGCAATCCGCGCATCGCCTTTGGCGGCATGGCCGCCACCCCGCGCCGCGCGTTGCTTGCGGAAGCAGCCCTTGCGGGCCGCAAATGGAATGAGGCCACGCTACAGGCCGCGCGTGAGGCGATCATGAAGGATTTTACGCCACTGACCGACATGCGGGCGAGTGCGTGGTACCGCAGCACGGTAGCCGCCAACCTGCTCACCCGGCTTTACGCTGATTGCGGGCCGCAGGCCGCCCGTGTGCCCACCAGCGTGCACGCCGCCTGTGCCGCCACGGGAGAACACGCTCATGGCTGA
- a CDS encoding amidohydrolase family protein, translating to MKHGEQRDLLLIRGGMVVTGQASLRVDVLCGGVGEILAVGPELDVPTGCTVIDADGLLVLPGGVDPHTGIGVDEAGFAATAGALAGGTTTIIDVMRPHGRDMAQAWRDWRQAAAHAPVDVGLCMGLPDAGGAVMGGMDMLAAHGVNSFHLSMASGMADREILDLAAHAAGLGALCVIEAQNAQAMAYLRAALDHAGVSGAEACLLACPPAIEAEAAGRAIMLAGLVGAPVHVGPVSTTGSCAAIIAARAQAQRVQAHVLAPHLVLDEAVYDADDASPYLARPPFRDSTHRRALWGALACGAVGMVASGFSPAGQAAHGMPEGLAERMRVVWRHGVQAGVMEAEEFVRATSEAAARAFNIYPRKGAIMPGADADLVLWNPDAQEMRPASAGGLYGGIMLGGQAVCVIRGGVVALRNGALQEGAGRGAYVPCPAFQPGLSARMRQAARLSV from the coding sequence ATGAAGCACGGAGAGCAACGCGACCTGCTGCTGATCCGCGGCGGCATGGTCGTAACGGGTCAGGCCAGCCTGCGGGTGGACGTGCTGTGCGGCGGCGTGGGGGAAATTCTGGCCGTGGGGCCGGAGCTTGACGTCCCCACCGGCTGCACGGTCATTGACGCCGATGGCCTGCTGGTGCTGCCGGGCGGCGTTGACCCGCACACCGGCATTGGCGTGGATGAGGCCGGTTTTGCCGCAACGGCCGGGGCGCTGGCAGGCGGCACCACCACCATCATTGATGTGATGCGGCCCCACGGGCGGGACATGGCGCAGGCCTGGCGCGACTGGCGGCAGGCAGCGGCCCACGCGCCGGTTGATGTCGGGCTGTGCATGGGGCTGCCTGATGCCGGTGGCGCTGTCATGGGCGGCATGGACATGCTGGCGGCCCATGGGGTCAACAGCTTTCACCTGTCCATGGCATCGGGCATGGCGGATCGTGAAATCCTTGATCTGGCGGCCCATGCAGCGGGTCTTGGCGCATTATGCGTGATCGAGGCACAGAACGCGCAGGCCATGGCTTACCTGCGCGCGGCCCTTGACCATGCGGGGGTGAGCGGGGCCGAGGCCTGCCTGCTGGCCTGCCCGCCCGCCATCGAGGCGGAAGCCGCAGGCCGCGCCATCATGCTGGCGGGACTGGTGGGGGCGCCGGTGCATGTGGGGCCGGTTTCAACCACGGGTTCATGTGCCGCCATTATTGCCGCCCGTGCCCAGGCCCAGCGCGTGCAGGCGCATGTGCTCGCCCCGCATCTTGTGCTCGATGAGGCTGTGTATGACGCTGATGATGCTTCCCCCTATCTGGCCCGCCCCCCTTTTCGGGACAGTACGCACCGGCGCGCGCTGTGGGGCGCGCTGGCCTGTGGCGCGGTGGGCATGGTGGCCAGTGGCTTCAGCCCGGCAGGGCAGGCGGCGCACGGCATGCCGGAGGGGCTGGCCGAGCGGATGCGCGTGGTGTGGCGGCATGGCGTGCAGGCGGGCGTGATGGAGGCGGAGGAATTCGTCCGCGCCACGTCGGAGGCGGCGGCAAGGGCGTTTAACATTTACCCCCGCAAGGGGGCCATCATGCCGGGTGCCGATGCCGATCTCGTGCTGTGGAACCCCGATGCGCAGGAGATGCGCCCAGCCAGCGCGGGCGGCCTGTATGGTGGCATCATGCTGGGCGGGCAGGCGGTATGCGTGATCCGGGGCGGCGTGGTGGCGTTGCGCAACGGGGCGCTGCAGGAGGGGGCGGGCCGGGGTGCCTACGTGCCCTGCCCGGCGTTCCAGCCCGGCCTGTCGGCGCGGATGCGGCAGGCGGCGCGGTTATCTGTTTAA